From the Psychrobacillus sp. FSL K6-4046 genome, one window contains:
- a CDS encoding Na+/H+ antiporter NhaC family protein, protein MENTIFSLVPPLLAIIMVLLTKRVLLSLGAGILSAALLVEEFSPVGSLLMLWNSFKISFWDGGLNVYNIYILLFILLLGVVTAFVSLSGGSTAFANWAIKRIKTKRGSKLLTAFLGIIIFVDDYFNALAVGQIARPITDSHKVSRAKLAYFIDSTSAPICVISPVSSWGAFLISQLGVIFTTHAVTEYTPLEAFITMAPMNFYVIATLAMVFFAAWTDFDLFEMKKHEKRAKETGVLFDPNKTNPGDMEGDFPDNQYGKVIDLLLPIISLVVVTLGLMFWTGYQLSGGILDIFVIFENTDVPLSLFIGGLVASILSFLLYARQFKVNPDANMSYVWKALRTGVQSMLPAIMILVFAWALSYLITALETGAFLATIVTENNVPVGIIPVLMFVLTAFMAFATGSSWGSFGILLPIGASIIMAIDPQLLLPVLAAVLAGAVFGDHCSPISDTTIMSATGAGVNVIDHVMTQLPYAIISAIIAAIGYLVLGLTGSVMIGLITVVGILILLFGFWTLSNKSGNKHSI, encoded by the coding sequence TTGGAGAATACAATTTTTTCGTTAGTGCCACCGCTATTGGCAATCATCATGGTTTTATTGACAAAAAGGGTCTTGTTATCGTTAGGAGCAGGTATTCTTTCTGCAGCCTTACTAGTAGAGGAATTTAGCCCTGTTGGATCTTTGTTAATGTTATGGAATTCCTTTAAAATCTCTTTTTGGGATGGGGGATTAAATGTATATAACATTTATATTTTATTGTTCATTCTCTTGTTAGGTGTAGTTACCGCTTTTGTCAGCCTGTCAGGAGGAAGCACGGCTTTCGCTAATTGGGCGATTAAGCGAATTAAAACGAAAAGAGGCTCTAAACTATTAACAGCCTTTTTAGGAATCATTATTTTTGTGGACGATTATTTTAATGCATTAGCAGTAGGGCAAATTGCAAGACCAATTACGGATTCGCATAAGGTTTCTCGTGCAAAGCTAGCCTATTTCATCGATTCTACATCAGCACCGATATGTGTAATCTCACCAGTTTCTAGCTGGGGAGCATTTTTGATCAGCCAGCTAGGTGTTATTTTCACAACACATGCTGTGACAGAATATACTCCGTTAGAAGCTTTTATCACAATGGCACCAATGAATTTCTATGTTATAGCTACTTTAGCGATGGTGTTCTTTGCCGCATGGACAGATTTTGATCTGTTTGAAATGAAAAAGCATGAAAAACGTGCGAAGGAAACAGGAGTATTATTTGATCCAAATAAAACAAACCCAGGAGATATGGAAGGAGATTTTCCAGACAATCAGTATGGTAAAGTGATCGATTTATTGCTTCCAATCATCTCTTTAGTAGTGGTAACGTTAGGATTGATGTTCTGGACAGGCTATCAGTTGTCTGGAGGAATTTTAGATATTTTTGTCATCTTTGAAAATACAGATGTTCCTTTGTCCTTATTTATAGGTGGATTGGTAGCAAGTATTTTATCCTTCCTGTTGTATGCGCGCCAATTCAAAGTGAACCCAGATGCTAATATGAGCTACGTGTGGAAGGCTTTACGTACAGGTGTTCAATCTATGCTTCCAGCTATTATGATTCTTGTGTTTGCATGGGCATTGTCTTACTTAATCACGGCATTAGAAACAGGTGCATTTTTAGCTACAATCGTTACGGAAAATAATGTTCCGGTAGGTATCATACCAGTTTTAATGTTTGTGTTGACTGCATTTATGGCTTTTGCTACAGGTTCTTCCTGGGGTTCGTTTGGTATCTTGCTTCCTATTGGTGCAAGTATTATCATGGCAATCGATCCGCAGCTATTGCTACCAGTATTAGCAGCAGTATTGGCAGGGGCGGTTTTCGGAGACCATTGTTCACCGATTTCGGACACTACGATCATGTCAGCTACGGGAGCTGGAGTTAATGTCATTGATCATGTGATGACACAGCTGCCTTACGCAATTATTAGTGCAATCATAGCTGCAATCGGATACTTAGTATTAGGATTGACAGGCTCTGTCATGATAGGATTAATAACAGTAGTAGGAATCCTCATTCTATTATTTGGGTTTTGGACCCTTAGTAATAAAAGTGGGAACAAGCATTCTATTTAG